From a single Hypomesus transpacificus isolate Combined female chromosome 14, fHypTra1, whole genome shotgun sequence genomic region:
- the slc1a2b gene encoding excitatory amino acid transporter 2b isoform X2: MYVYSSQMHDSLSESSNNMPKQVEVRMHESHLEPIEARPRSKCANICSKLFKNLLLTLTVLGVILGAVSGMLLRVASPIHPDIVMVIAFPGDILMRMLKMLILPLIISSLITGLAGLDAKSSGRLGTRAMVYYMSTTIIAAVLGVILVLIIHPGDPKLKEKLGEGHKNDDVSSLDAFFDLIRNLFPENLVQACFQQIQTVTKKVEKVIVEDVNATTTVEGLLANITKEPEFIVKKTLQFKSGMNVLGLIGFFIAFGICMGKMGERAKLMLEFFNILNEIVMKIVIMIMWYSPFGIACLICGKIISIDDLETVAKQLGMYMVTVIVGLLIHGVIFLPSIYFAITRKNPFTFFMGIFQAWITALGTASSAGTLPVTFRCLEENLGIDKRVTRFVLPVGATINMDGTALYEAVAAIFIAQMNGIHLDAGQIITVSMTATLASVGAASIPSAGLVTMLLILTAVGLPTQDISLLVAVDWLLDRFRTSVNVVGDSYGAGIVYHMSKAELDELDAHAAKSDDIEMMNKTQSYYDDMKNHHENNSNQ, from the exons ttccAACAATATGCCTAAGCAAGTGGAGGTGAGGATGCACGAGAGCCACCTGGAGCCTATCGAGGCCAGGCCCAGGTCCAAATGTGCCAACATCTGCTCCAAGCTGTTCAAGAACCTGCTGCTCACGCTGACCGTGCTCG gtgtgatTCTGGGGGCTGTGTCTGGGATGCTGCTTCGTGTCGCCTCTCCCATCCACCCGGACATCGTCATGGTGATTGCCTTCCCTGGAGACATACTGATGAGGATGCTGAAGATGTTGATTCTCCCTCTGATCATCTCCAGTTTAATCACAG GTCTGGCTGGTTTGGACGCCAAGTCCAGCGGTCGCCTGGGCACCAGGGCTATGGTCTACTACATGTCCACCACGATTATCGCTGCTGTGCTGGGGGTCATCCTAGTCCTGATTATTCACCCTGGCGACCCTAAGCTGAAGGAGAAGCTGGGAGAGGGACACAAGAACGACGATGTCTCCAGCCTGGATGCCTTCTTCGACCTCATCAGGAACCTGTTCCCGGAGAACCTGGTCCAGGCTTGCTTCCAGCAG ATCCAAACGGTGACTAAGAAGGTGGAGAAGGTAATTGTGGAGGACGTCAATGCCACCACCACTGTGGAGGGTCTGCTGGCAAACATCACCAAGGAACCAGAGTTCATCGTCAAGAAGACTCTGCAGTTCAAGAGTGGCATGAACGTCTTAG GTCTTATTGGATTCTTCATTGCCTTCGGTATCTGCATGGGGAAGATGGGCGAGAGAGCCAAGCTCATGCTGGAgttcttcaacatcctcaacgaGATAGTGATGAAGATCGTCATCATGATCATGTG gTACTCTCCCTTCGGTATTGCCTGTCTGATCTGTGGCAAGATCATCTCCATCGACGACCTGGAGACAGTGGCAAAGCAGCTGGGCATGTACATGGTGACTGTCATCGTAGGCCTCCTCATCCACGGTGTCATCTTCCTTCCCAGCATCTACTTTGCCATCACCAGGAAAAACCCTTTCACCTTCTTCATGGGCATCTTCCAGGCCTGGATTACAGCCCTGGGAACTGCCTCCAG TGCTGGGACACTGCCCGTCACCTTCCGCTGCCTGGAGGAGAACCTCGGCATTGACAAGAGAGTGACCCGCTTCGTGCTTCCCGTCGGCGCCACCATCAACATGGACGGAACCGCCCTGTATGAGGCCGTGGCGGCCATATTTATTGCCCAGATGAACGGCATCCACCTGGATGCTGGGCAGATTATCACTGTCAG TATGACAGCCACTCTGGCCAGTGTGGGAGCTGCCAGTATTCCCAGTGCTGGACTGGTCACCATGCTGCTGATCTTGACTGCAGTGGGCCTGCCTACCCAGGACATCAGTCTGCTGGTGGCCGTTGACTGGCTCCT GGACCGCTTCCGGACCTCCGTGAACGTCGTGGGCGACTCGTACGGAGCGGGGATCGTGTACCACATGTCCAAGGCTGAGCTGGACGAGCTGGACGCTCACGCTGCCAAGTCGGACGACATCGAGATGATGAACAAGACCCAGTCCTACTATGACGACATGAAGAACCACCACGAAAACAACTCCAACCA
- the slc1a2b gene encoding excitatory amino acid transporter 2b isoform X1, producing the protein MYVYSSQMHDSLSESSNNMPKQVEVRMHESHLEPIEARPRSKCANICSKLFKNLLLTLTVLGVILGAVSGMLLRVASPIHPDIVMVIAFPGDILMRMLKMLILPLIISSLITGLAGLDAKSSGRLGTRAMVYYMSTTIIAAVLGVILVLIIHPGDPKLKEKLGEGHKNDDVSSLDAFFDLIRNLFPENLVQACFQQIQTVTKKVEKVIVEDVNATTTVEGLLANITKEPEFIVKKTLQFKSGMNVLGLIGFFIAFGICMGKMGERAKLMLEFFNILNEIVMKIVIMIMWYSPFGIACLICGKIISIDDLETVAKQLGMYMVTVIVGLLIHGVIFLPSIYFAITRKNPFTFFMGIFQAWITALGTASSAGTLPVTFRCLEENLGIDKRVTRFVLPVGATINMDGTALYEAVAAIFIAQMNGIHLDAGQIITVSMTATLASVGAASIPSAGLVTMLLILTAVGLPTQDISLLVAVDWLLDRFRTSVNVVGDSYGAGIVYHMSKAELDELDAHAAKSDDIEMMNKTQSYYDDMKNHHENNSNQCVSAARNSVVVDECKVTSATNGSAAECTLVEEEPWKRE; encoded by the exons ttccAACAATATGCCTAAGCAAGTGGAGGTGAGGATGCACGAGAGCCACCTGGAGCCTATCGAGGCCAGGCCCAGGTCCAAATGTGCCAACATCTGCTCCAAGCTGTTCAAGAACCTGCTGCTCACGCTGACCGTGCTCG gtgtgatTCTGGGGGCTGTGTCTGGGATGCTGCTTCGTGTCGCCTCTCCCATCCACCCGGACATCGTCATGGTGATTGCCTTCCCTGGAGACATACTGATGAGGATGCTGAAGATGTTGATTCTCCCTCTGATCATCTCCAGTTTAATCACAG GTCTGGCTGGTTTGGACGCCAAGTCCAGCGGTCGCCTGGGCACCAGGGCTATGGTCTACTACATGTCCACCACGATTATCGCTGCTGTGCTGGGGGTCATCCTAGTCCTGATTATTCACCCTGGCGACCCTAAGCTGAAGGAGAAGCTGGGAGAGGGACACAAGAACGACGATGTCTCCAGCCTGGATGCCTTCTTCGACCTCATCAGGAACCTGTTCCCGGAGAACCTGGTCCAGGCTTGCTTCCAGCAG ATCCAAACGGTGACTAAGAAGGTGGAGAAGGTAATTGTGGAGGACGTCAATGCCACCACCACTGTGGAGGGTCTGCTGGCAAACATCACCAAGGAACCAGAGTTCATCGTCAAGAAGACTCTGCAGTTCAAGAGTGGCATGAACGTCTTAG GTCTTATTGGATTCTTCATTGCCTTCGGTATCTGCATGGGGAAGATGGGCGAGAGAGCCAAGCTCATGCTGGAgttcttcaacatcctcaacgaGATAGTGATGAAGATCGTCATCATGATCATGTG gTACTCTCCCTTCGGTATTGCCTGTCTGATCTGTGGCAAGATCATCTCCATCGACGACCTGGAGACAGTGGCAAAGCAGCTGGGCATGTACATGGTGACTGTCATCGTAGGCCTCCTCATCCACGGTGTCATCTTCCTTCCCAGCATCTACTTTGCCATCACCAGGAAAAACCCTTTCACCTTCTTCATGGGCATCTTCCAGGCCTGGATTACAGCCCTGGGAACTGCCTCCAG TGCTGGGACACTGCCCGTCACCTTCCGCTGCCTGGAGGAGAACCTCGGCATTGACAAGAGAGTGACCCGCTTCGTGCTTCCCGTCGGCGCCACCATCAACATGGACGGAACCGCCCTGTATGAGGCCGTGGCGGCCATATTTATTGCCCAGATGAACGGCATCCACCTGGATGCTGGGCAGATTATCACTGTCAG TATGACAGCCACTCTGGCCAGTGTGGGAGCTGCCAGTATTCCCAGTGCTGGACTGGTCACCATGCTGCTGATCTTGACTGCAGTGGGCCTGCCTACCCAGGACATCAGTCTGCTGGTGGCCGTTGACTGGCTCCT GGACCGCTTCCGGACCTCCGTGAACGTCGTGGGCGACTCGTACGGAGCGGGGATCGTGTACCACATGTCCAAGGCTGAGCTGGACGAGCTGGACGCTCACGCTGCCAAGTCGGACGACATCGAGATGATGAACAAGACCCAGTCCTACTATGACGACATGAAGAACCACCACGAAAACAACTCCAACCAGTGCGTCAGTGCCGCTCGCAATTCAGTCGTAGTAGATGAGTGCAAG